One region of Chaetodon auriga isolate fChaAug3 chromosome 5, fChaAug3.hap1, whole genome shotgun sequence genomic DNA includes:
- the LOC143320504 gene encoding uncharacterized protein LOC143320504 isoform X4 yields MKFPVDLLADVSQAELERLAHNYMHNLLYSNPDCPEHLTLSDSTQVAISISSVGFVPLYGSSVKEKILALFSPSDSLTAVALYLLGQWWTVDDILKTADPARDGAVEVETVGERIVLYILNRVIYRAKERGSEELPFLCHEEKDYAKIIWNNGEAVGFYSVKPSGSLCSPWSTRSYQLPVMDSIFVRKCQRGKGFGLQMLKDFVLSFNEDCLGLRYPLTKPMYKVCEKYLCQYPGDTDLLWEVESAGGPNQRTNISSKIQAMGLSAVSKSLSFTEESVITEVTEKDVVMEAITTQIKETESMECTVEIVEEVTVVRTTKEADLPVAARGRSGGSKRRNMGEKITEDKSEKVIRIEDIEAETPREEQVSAQQKIEIHVSELVQTEVMFSLAPEENKENIVDAAPEEEAATLSDKPATELVTQDLQEADDTSAPTPEEPHVEDEATKHLNTTSHDSKITVENVASEIEEAEEECDTAVLVVSEEVLEVHKEAETLNKMEEGTQIELTDEKSEEIVPQHELNLFTPQTSEGGETGKTGRTVVKARKTVQSETPRRTSERHRKTEEGVKEDGQRVLRRRTVTSTPTPKHKYTRHSQRVCEELEKEVDEVAEDNTLSTAEIAEELAVTEGQEPEEITPTEEDVAAVEELGEKKEEQQLEDEQLTNEETEKGEEPGVDDTALRESSAELPDTADTLTEEDGDEKVTDESEKEQKGEEVMQDKQEVCDDDIEEPPVVHKRALRGRRKVTPKPTARSKIHQKQEEERTDEADLGAGDSASEEKADEKATDKEVGEHHTAEQEVTDEKAEGEVLTEELTVAEDGAIPEAEEATEGVIPVTEVNTEGATEEVSVMEADKEEEADYMMQEPASVAAASTEIPDDGQGEAAMIVPEDPQEKDIDSEISKLQKATVVLVDLKTTCHHVSVQEAEETAADGECAAPEMEQMELIAAEEKDVSSCAAEEQTPEPEMLVMEEENRGKQENSTEKSVDVAAEAETVQMEELEGDSSDKEKEGSANVEGEAPFIETRVLRSGRKMRQHMRQKEDNIDDVITEKKVDEAETCTVEIEGEVEEVMAKDAVTVSAEEKPSADTDSPAVDDAEETLPSTEVDEAMSLEEEEAGLKTRALRSRTKPVTATPRHKTTRGRKQADEQEAEDSEDEEPAVTTRTLRRGRISAPDTPAGKPRRTRKQIQEQEQKGADESEGVEEIGEEEAVKEAAVEKTDKERGEQMEEEAEEKVKEEAASEQEESLELKINVEEGKAALEEDVVEEQPEATSKTLAEREVEASGEECDKGKPVMGGEEVELPPVAVTRCLRSGGKTSKAPPKGRRGRRNRKQLQKKGPQESAEEAEAEEEEEEDEAGLVSAEEPPTEGGEGKGSVGDGMEVEEEEEAVTVEMEKVVSEEGTMAVTEEEENTAEVTAAAGDLVQEEETDTPSPKPATDSAILTASEEEAAASAEEQQSGEMVPQLSDLQRVTVVLVDLKKTHHEVLEDTAALEEDVPVEKIATEVEEEQSQETVKGEETMAEEDVPGSPVGIEKTELESVEEEEEGMEEKDEDAVTIQGAGQGTAEETPEGDETKVVEEEEEEEEKEATDTKTRTWTRRKQALKETPRRKLTRGRQKKGEEEKEESSENTEEEPEVHVRALRTGRKSIPVAQRCTTKRTHKQLQKEEVEEEEEEEEGGEESTAVEEEAEEPQQMIDQEKGERLEAKEAIQQVENVKPEMELEKSDAAAEEADAPEEGQAGTAETLGDEDAEAPAGQSADEEKTSGDVAAEEAVTAQDTVEGEQSASTSEVAETAAGETAKDDEAKVSEEDEAPVTETRVLRKGRTSAVATPRRKSKRARRQCEAEEEGEDEATPAEETQVEETKAVPDEAKEKEENQDEKIEEKNEGEAAAQEGETTEPEVEMEKEAVAEESLIEQETVDEEQSAVSETCEDGQGETSTGESPEEIPNTDEGDVPAEEEVPTIETRVLRSGGKAVKATPRSKTTKSLQEAHEREDAVMEDSTDADEPAGRTRGLRRGRRSAPATPGQKSKRARRQRETEEEAEEESAPAEETEGEEEETAVDETDTVKVLEETKSAEEEETSTAATQMGSDTAVAEDESPVEDESVVTEEEAVMTRTLRSKTKTSHATPPRRPRRQKDPGVGETQQQDEEAQEVHQLTDESAENSELNAEQEAETDEPSPAGQETGPPAEDTAEDQVQDAADPTDDRVDEAVEPAGEEPATEETESREEEPSEREEEKTVDSSAAEGRTLRSRVKTVIDTADDIQNPKRRSVRKRPRVDYKENDEVDEGAETDTVESDEDKANKKAECSADEPKLEDRGTEEHLESNEGAVASTSENGNVLNLVLDTDEEIQTAGLSQEDEDEEQSVSEEEAEPAVIGGRVLRGRSIPSRIFTPPSKSRRRSTRLPKSEESFSEGEKSPGTAQWRSPRKRKSTEVTPTRKSKRHNRV; encoded by the exons ATGAAGTTCCCCGTGGATCTCCTGGCTGATGTTAGCCAGGCAGAGCTGGAGCGGTTGGCCCACAACTACATGCACAACCTCCTCTACAGCAACCCTGATTGTCCTGAACACCTCACCCTCTCTGACTCCACCCAG gtcGCCATAAGCATTTCTAGTGTGGGCTTCGTTCCTCTGTATGGATCCAGTGTCAAAGAGAAGATCCTGGCCCTCTTCTCTCCCAGTGACTCTCTGACCGCTGTGGCTCTGTACCTGCTGGGCCAGTGGTGGACAGTGGACGACATTCTGAAGACAGCAGACCCTGCACGAGATGGAGCTGTGGAG gtggagaCAGTAGGAGAGAGAATAGTTTTATACATCCTTAATCGTGTCATCTATAGAGCCAAGGAGAGGGGCTCTGAGGAGCTTCCCTTCCTCTGCCACGAAGAAAAAGATTATGCAAAAATCATCTGGAACAATGGAGAGGCTGTTGGCTTCTACTCAGTCAAACCCTCAG GCAGCTTATGCAGTCCTTGGTCAACCAGAAGCTATCAGCTCCCTGTGATGGACTCCATATTTGTCAGGAAATGTCAGCGTGGTAAAGGCTTTGGCCTCCAGATGCTGAAGGACTTTGTTCTCAGCTTCAACGAAGACTGTCTGGGGTTGAGGTACCCCCTCACAAAACCCATGTATAAAG TGTGTGAGAAGTACCTGTGTCAGTACCCAGGAGACACGGACCTGCTCTGGGAGGTCGAGAGCGCAGGTGGGCCCAACCAAAGGACCAATATCTCCAGCAAGATCCAGGCAATGGGTCTGAGTG CAGTGTCCAAGAGTCTCTCATTCACAGAGGAATCAGTGATTACTGAGGTGACTGAAAAGGATGTGGTGATGGAGGCAATCACcacacaaataaaagaaactgaATCGATGGAATGCACAGTTGAAATTGTG GAGGAAGTGACAGTAGTGAGAACTACCAAAG AGGCTGACTTGCCTGTTGCAGCCCGGGGTAGGAGTGGTGGCTCAAAACGAAGGAATATGGGCGAAAAGATCACTGAGGACAAGTCAGAAAAAGTTATCAG AATCGAGGACATTGAGGCAGAAACCCCCAGAGAGGAGCAAGTTTCAGCCCAACAGAAGATAGAAATACATGTCTCTGAATTGGTGCAGACTGAG GTCATGTTCAGTTTGGCccctgaagaaaacaaagagaatatAGTTGATGCTGCACCTGAAGAGGAAGCTGCTACGTTGTCAGACAAGCCAGCCACAGAGCTAGTCACACAAGACCTACAAGAAGCGGATGACACATCAGCACCTACACCTGAAGAGCCACATGTAGAAGATGAGGCCACGAAGCATCTGAACACCACCTCCCATGACTCAAAGATAACAGTTGAGAATGTGGCATCGGAAattgaggaagcagaggaggagtgtGACACCGCAGTGCTGGTAGTCTCTGAAGAAGTTTTAGAGGTACACAAGGAAGCCGAAACTCTGAACAAAATGGAAGAGGGAACTCAAATTGAGCTCACtgatgaaaagtcagaagaAATAGTTCCTCAACATGAGTTAAATCTGTTTACTCCTCAAACATCAGAGGGTGGTGAGACTGGAAAAACTGGAAGAACTGTTGTAAAGGCCAGAAAAACTGTACAGAGTGAAACCCCTAGACGGACATCTGAGCggcacagaaagacagaggagggggtcaAAGAGGATGGACAGAGAGTTTTGAGAAGAAGAACTGTTACAAGCACCCCCACACCTAAACACAAGTATACACGACACAGCCAGAGAGTATGTGAAGAACTAGAGAAAGAGGTTGATGAAGTGGCAGAGGACAACACACTTTCTACAGCTGAAATAGCGGAGGAATTGGCTGTAACCGAGGGACAAGAACCAGAGGAAATTACCCCTACAGAAGAGGATGTAGCTGCTGTGGAAGaattgggagaaaaaaaagaggagcaaCAGTTGGAAGATGAACAACTGACaaatgaggagacagagaaaggagaggagccTGGAGTGGACGACACTGCACTGAGGGAGAGTTCAGCAGAGCTTCCAGATACAGCAGACACTCTTACAGAGGAAGATGGGGATGAAAAGGTAACCGATGAATctgagaaagaacaaaaaggcGAGGAGGTGATGCAGGATAAACAAGAGGTGTGTGATGATGACATAGAAGAGCCCCCTGTTGTACATAAGAGAGCTCTGAGAGGCAGGCGTAAGGTCACCCCTAAGCCCACAGCACGAAGCAAAATCCatcaaaaacaagaagaagagcgCACAGATGAAGCTGACCTGGGAGCAGGAGATTCTGCTAGTGAAGAGAAAGCAGATGAAAAGGCAACAGATAAAGAGGTGGGGGAACACCACACGGCGGAACAAGAGGTGACTGATGAGAAAGCAGAAGGAGAGGTATTAACCGAGGAATTAACTGTTGCAGAAGACGGTGCAATTCCAGAGGCAGAGGAAGCAACAGAGGGCGTTATACCTGTAACTGAGGTGAAC ACTGAGGGAGCGACAGAGGAAGTATCAGTGATGGAAGCAGataaagaagaagaggcagattACATGATGCAAGAGCCTGccagtgttgctgctgcttcaacAGAAATACCTGATGATGGTCAAGGTGAGGCTGCCATGATAGTGCCTGAAGATCCTCAGGAAAAGGACATTGACTCTGAAATCTCCAAGCTCCAGAAAGCCACTGTCGTCTTAGTGGACCTAAAAACAACCTGTCATCATGTAAGTGTGCAGGAGgcagaagaaacagcagctgatggagagtGTGCTGCTCCAGAAATGGAACAGATGGAGCTGATAGCAGCAGAAGAGAAAGATGTTTCTAGTTGTgctgcagaagaacaaacacCAGAGCCAGAAATGCTGGTGATGGAAGAGGAGAATagagggaaacaggaaaacagtaCAGAAAAATCTGTAGATgtagctgcagaggcagagactgTTCAGATGGAAGAGCTTGAAGGAGACAGTTCtgataaagaaaaagaaggatCTGCCAATGTGGAAGGGGAAGCACCATTTATTGAAACCAGAGTTCTTAGAAGTGGAAGAAAGATGAGACAACATATGAGACAAAAGGAAGACAACATAGATGACGTGATTACTGAAAAGAAAGTAGATGAAGCAGAAACATGCACTGTTGAGATAGAAGGAGAGGTAGAGGAAGTTATGGCAAAGGATGCTGTAACAGTTTCAGCGGAGGAGAAGCcatctgcagatacagacaGTCCAGCTGTGGATGATGCTGAAGAGACTCTTCCATCAACTGAGGTAGATGAGGCCATGAGCttggaagaggaagaagcaggaCTCAAAACCAGAGCTTTGAGAAGTAGAACAAAGCCAGTCACAGCAACAccaagacacaaaacaacaagagGCAGAAAGCAAGCGGATGAACAAGAAGCAGAagacagtgaagatgaagaacCAGCTGTGACAACAAGAACACTGAGACGGGGGAGAATATCTGCCCCTGACACACCAGCAGGCAAACCCAGACGAACCCGTAAACAAATCCAGGAACAAGAGCAAAAGGGAGCCGATGAATCTGAAGGTGTGGAGGAAAtaggagaagaagaggcagtTAAGGAAGCAGCTGTAGAAAagacagataaagagagaggggaacaaatggaggaggaggcagaagaaaAGGTTAAAGAGGAAGCAGCCTCTGAACAAGAAGAAAGTTTAgagctaaaaataaatgtggagGAAGGGAAAGCTGCCTTGGAGGAAGATGTAGTGGAAGAGCAGCCAGAGGCCACATCCAAGACATTAGCAGAAAGGGAGGTAGAGGCCTCAGGTGAAGAATGCGACAAAGGGAAGCCAGTCAtgggaggtgaggaggtggaACTACCGCCAGTTGCCGTAACAAGATGCCTGAGAAGTGGTGGAAAGACTTCCAAAGCCCCTCCAAAAGGCAGAAGGGGAAGGAGAAACCGTAAACAGCTCCAGAAAAAGGGACCACAGGAATCAGctgaggaagcagaggcagaggaggaagaagaggaggatgaagcagGGCTGGTATCAGCTGAAGAGCCACCAACAGAAGGGGGCGAGGGGAAAGGGTCAGTGGGGGATGgaatggaggtggaggaggaggaggaagctgttACTGTAGAGATGGAAAAAGTTGTGTCAGAAGAAGGAACCATGGCAGttactgaggaggaggagaacacagctgaggtgacagctgctgcaggtgattTAGTACAAGAAGAAGAGACTGACACACCGTCACCCAAACCCGCCACTGACTCTGCTATACTTACAGCTAgtgaagaggaggcagcagcttcagcagaggagcagcagagtgggGAAATGGTACCTCAGCTTTCTGATCTTCAAAGAGTGACTGTGGTTTTAGTGGACCTGAAAAAAACCCATCATGAAGTCCTGGAAGACACAGCAGCTCTTGAAGAGGATGTTCCTGTAGAAAAGATTGCTACTGAGGTAGAAGAAGAGCAGAGCCAAGAAACAGTGAAAGGGGAAGAAACCATGGCAGAGGAGGATGTTCCTGGATCCCCTGTTGGAATAGAAAAAACTGAGCTGGAGAgtgtggaagaggaagaggaagggatggaggagaaagaCGAAGATGCAGTCACAATACAAGGTGCAGGGCAGGGGACAGCTGAGGAGACACCTGAAGGAGATGAAACTAAAgttgttgaggaggaggaggaggaggaggagaaggaagctACCGACACCAAAACCAGAACATGGACACGAAGAAAGCAAGCATTGAAAGAAACACCAAGACGCAAATTGacaagaggcagacagaaaaagggtgaagaagaaaaggaagaatcttcagaaaacacagaagaggaacCAGAAGTTCACGTCAGAGCTCTGAGGACGGGAAGGAAGTCTATCCCGGTTGCACAAAGATGTACAACAAAAAGGACACACAAGCAACTCCAgaaagaagaagtagaagaagaagaagaagaagaagaggggggagaggaatCGACAGCAGTTGAGGAAGAAGCTGAGGAACCACAGCAGATGATTGATcaggagaagggagagagactTGAAGCAAAGGAGGCAATTCAACAAGTAGAAAACGTAAAGCCAGAAATGGAGCTAGAAAAATcggatgctgcagcagaggaagctgaTGCTCCAGAGGAGGGACAGGCCGGCACTGCTGAGACACTTGGAGATGAGGACGCCGAAGCTCCAGCTGGACAAAGTGCCGATGAAGAAAAGACCTCGGGTGACGTTGCTGCTGAGGAAGCAGTGACAGCACAGGATACAGTGGAGGGGGAACAGTCAGCCTCCACATCCGAAGTGGCAGAAACTGCAGCTGGAGAAACAGCTAAGGATGACGAGGCAAAAGTTTCTGAAGAGGATGAAGCACCAGTTACTGAAACAAGAGTTCTGAGGAAGGGAAGAACGTCTGCTGTTGCCACACCGAGACGAAAATCCAAAAGAGCCCGCAGGCAGtgtgaggcagaggaagagggagaagacgAAGCTACTCCAGCTGAAGAGACGCAAGTGGAGGAAACCAAAGCAGTACCGGACGaagccaaagaaaaagaggaaaaccaGGATGAGAAGATTGAAGAAAAGAATGAGGGGGAAGCTGCAGCCCAGGAAGGAGAAACTACGGAGCCAGAAGTTGAGATGGAAAAAGAAGCTGTGGCAGAGGAATCGCTCATAGAGCAAGAGACAGTGGACGAGGAACAGTCTGCTGTTTCAGAGACGTGTGAAGATGGACAGGGAGAGACTTCAACTGGAGAAAGTCCTGAAGAGATACCTAACACCGATGAGGGAGATGTTCCTGCTGAGGAAGAAGTTCCAACTATTGAAACAAGAGTTCTTAGAAGTGGTGGGAAGGCAGTGAAAGCCACACCGAGatccaaaaccacaaaaagcCTGCAGGAAGCACATGAACGAGAGGATGCAGTCATGGAAGACAGCACTGATGCAGATGAGCCAGCAGGGAGAACAAGAGGTttgaggaggggaaggaggtcTGCTCCTGCCACACCTGGACAGAAATCCAAAAGAGCCCGCAGGCAGcgtgagacagaggaagaggctgaagaagagTCTGCACCTGCTGAAgagactgaaggagaggaagaagagacagcTGTGGACGAGACTGACACAGTCAAAGTATTAGAGGAGACAAAGtcagctgaggaagaggaaaccTCTACGGCTGCTACACAAATGGGATCTGACACTGCTGTTGCTGAAGATGAGTCACCAGTTGAAGATGAGTCTgtggtgacagaggaggaggctgtaaTGACAAGAACACTgaggagcaaaacaaaaacttcaCATGCCACACCTCCACGAAGACCCAGAAGACAGAAAGACCCAGGAGTAGGGGAGACtcagcagcaggatgaggaAGCTCAAGAAGTGCACCAATTGACTGATGAGTCAGCTGAAAACAGCGAGCTAAATGCTGAGCAAGAAGCAGAAACTGATGAACCATCACCTGCTGGACAGGAGACAGGGCCTCCAGCTGAAGACACTGCAGAGGACCAGGTTCAGGACGCAGCTGATCCGACAGATGACAGAGTAGATGAAGCGGTAGAGCCAGCTGGTGAAGAACCAGCAACAGAAGAGACGGAGTCACGAGAGGAAGAGCCatcagaaagagaagaagagaaaactgtggactcctcagcagcagagggcagaaCTCTCAGAAGCAGGGTGAAAACTGTTATAGACACAGCAGATGACATCCAAAATCCAAAACGGAGGTCCGTACGGAAAAGACCGAGAGTAGATTACAAGGAAAATGATGAGGTGGATGAGGGAGCTGAGACTGATACAGTGGAATCAGATGAGGACAAAGCCAACAAGAAAGCTGAATGCTCTGCAGATGAACCgaagctggaggacagagggacagaagaaCACTTAGAGAGTAACGAGGGAGCTGTTGCGAGCACGAGCGAAAATGGGAATGTCCTAAATTTAGTCTTAGATACAGATGAAGAGATACAGACAGCTGGTTTGAGTCAGGAGGATGAAGACGAAGAGCAGAGTGtgtcagaggaagaggcagagccTGCAGTGATTGGAGGGAGGGTTTTAAGAGGGCGCTCAATTCCTTCACGAATATTCACACCCCCGTCGAAATCCAGACGCCGCAGCACCAGACTTCCAAAATCAGAGGAGTCTTTTTCTGAGGGAGAAAAGAGCCCTGGAACAGCTCAGTGGAGAAGTCCCCGCAAGAGAAAAAGCACTGAGGTAACACCAACTCGCAAATCTAAGCGTCACAACAGAGTGTAG